Within the Sphingobium baderi genome, the region CGCTGGAACGGGCAGCTCTATGTCGTTCTGGGGCAGGAAACCGACGATGGCCGGTGGCAGGTCCGCATCTGGTGGAAGCCGTTCGTGACCTTCATCTGGCTCGGCGGGATCATGATCGCGCTGGGCGGCGCGCTGGCGTTGCTGGGCCGGGAGCGGCGCGGCTGGCTGCTGAAATGGCGGGCGAGGGCAGTCGCATGAGGAAAATGCTGATCTGGCTGCCGCTGGTCCTTTTCCTCGGCTTTTTCGGGCTGTTCGCGAGCGGGCTTCTGAAGCCCGACGACCGCCTCATAGCCTCCAAGATGGTGGGCAAGCCCTTGCCCGCCTTCGCTCTTCCCGCCGCATCGAGCGACCGGCCCGCCCTGACGAGCGCCAATCTGGCGACCGGCACGCCGCGCCTGCTCAATATCTTTGCAAGCTGGTGCGTGCCCTGCGCGGCCGAAGCGCCGCAACTCATGGCGCTCAGGCAGGCGGGCGTGGAGATCGACGCCATTGCGATTCGCGATGCGCGCGCGGATGTGGACCGCTTTCTGGCCCGCTATGGCAATCCCTATGCCCGCATCGGGCTGGATGCTCGCAGCGCCGTGCAGATCGCGCTTGGCTCGTCTGGCGTGCCCGAGACGTTCGTGATCGATGGCAAGGGACGGATTGCCTATCAGCATATCGGCGATATTCGCGCCGATGACGTGCCGATGATCCTCGACCGGCTGAAGAGCGCGCAATGAGGGTGTTGCTTGCCCTTCTGCTCCTGCTGGCGAGCGCGCCGGTGCTGGCGCAGACGGCCCTGCCGCCCGCGCCCTATGCCGACCGGCAGATCGATGACCCGGCGCTGGAGAAGAAGGCGCGCGCGCTCATGGAAACGATCCGCTGCCTTACCTGCCAGAGCCAGTCCATTGCGGATAGCAACGCCAGCATGGCGGCCGATATGCGCTCGGAAATCCGGCAGCGCGTCATGGCGGGCGAACAGCCGGAACATATCCGCGCCTGGCTGATCGAGCGTTATGGCGACTGGGTGAGTTATGAGCCGACAGCGAACCCGATAGTGTGGCCGCTCTGGGGCGCCCCGATCGTGTTGTTGGTTTTGGGCCTGCTGCTGCTGCGTGGGCGAATCAGGAAAGGCAGGCGGTCATGACGGGATGGGTGATCGCCGCGAGCCTTGCGCTGCTCGTGCTGCTTATTCTTTTCTATGTGGTTTCCATTCCCCGGATGGCGCGGGAAATCACCGCCGCCGCGCTGCTGATCGGGCTGGCGGGCTATGCGTGGCAGGGAAATCCGGGCCTTGCGGGCGCGCCACGGAAGGCGGCCGGAACGCAGGCGGCGTCATTTGACGAGGGGTTGGCGGAGCAGCGCCGGGCGCTGGCCGAACGTTATGGCCCCGCGGGGCAATGGTTGATGATGTCCGATGGGCTGGGGCGTCAGGGCAAGAGCAAGGAAGCCGCCAATATCCTGTTGTCCGGATTGCGCCAGACGCCCGACGATCCCAATCTCTGGCTTGGTCTTGGCAATGCGCTGGTGGTTCATGCCGATGGCGTGGTGTCTCCGGGCGCGGATTTCGCTTATCGCCGGGCCATGGCCGTTGACGAAAAGGCGATCGCGCCGCGTTTCTTCTATGGGCTGGCGCTCGCCAGAAGCGGTCAGTTGCAACCTGCGCGCGCGCTTTGGGCGCCATTGGAGCAGACCTTGCCCGAAGGCAGCAAGCTCAAGGCCGAACTGAAGGCCAATATCGCGCGTATCGACGTTCTGATGGCATCGGAAGGCCCGCGTCCCGAATAGAAACAGCCGACACAGGCGCATTGCACGGGTGAGGGAGGCGTGATAGGGGCCGGCGGTTTGCAGGGCATAAAGGTCGCCCCTTGCACAGGTGTCGGAAAAGCATGATTATTCGGCGTTTCTTTCATGGCTGAACAGGCAGGCAACGGCACAGCCGTTGCAACGGAAGAAGATCATGGTCACGGCCATGTGCGGCAGAAGGCGACCGCTAAACTGGTCGTCGGCGCGATCGGCATCGTTTTTGGCGATATCGGCACCAGCCCGCTTTATGCCTTTCGCGAAACCTTTGCGGGGCATCATCATCTCGATCTCGACGCGGATCATATATTGGGCGTCATCAGCCTGATGTTCTGGTCCATGATGCTGGTCGTGACGCTCAAATATGTCTCGATCATCATGCGGGCCGACAATAAGGGTGAAGGCGGCAGCCTGGCGCTGCTGGCGCTTATCAACGGACAGACCAAGACGCCGCGCTGGTCGAGCGGCATCATCCTGCTGGGCGTTTTCGCGACGGCGCTGTTCTACGGCGATTCGATGATCACGCCCGCCGTGTCGGTGCTGTCGGCGGTGGAGGGGCTTGCGGTCTATAATCCCGGCTTCGCCCCCGCCATTCTGCCTGTGGCGGTGTTGATCCTGCTCGGCCTCTTCTGGATTCAGGGGTGGGGGACCAACCGGGTCGCATCGTTGTTCGGCCCGATCATGCTGTTCTATTTCGTGACCATCGCGACATTGGGCGTCATCAGCATCCTCAAGACGCCGGGGATCGTTTTCGCGCTCAACCCATATTGGGCGTTTATGTTCTTCGTGACCGATCCGCTTCCGGCCTTTTTGGCGCTGGGATCCGTCGTGCTGGCGGTGACGGGCGCGGAGGCGCTCTACGCTGATATGGGGCATTTCGGGCGCAGTCCGATCCGTGTGTCGTGGTTGGCCTTCGTGCTTCCGGCGCTGATGCTGAATTATATGGGACAAGGCGCGCTGCTGTTCCGCGAAGGCGCGGCGGCGCTGCACAGCCCTTTCTACAACCTTGCCCCGCAATGGGGGCAATTGCCGCTGGTGGCTCTGGCGACCATGGCGGCGATCATCGCCAGTCAGGCGGTGATTTCCGGCGCCTTTTCTGTCACGCAGCAGGCAATACAGCTCGGTTTCATGCCGCGTCTGCGGATTGCCCATACCAGCGCGTCCACGGCGGGGCAGATTTACATCCCCCTCGTCAACTGGGGGCTGATGATCATGGTCATCCTGCTGGTGCTGGTGTTCCAGACATCGTCGAATCTGACTGCGGCCTATGGTATCGCGGTGACGGGGGCGATGTTTATCGACAATCTGCTGCTGACGGTGGTGCTGTTCCGCCTGTGGCACTGGCGCTGGTACTATGCCGCGCCGGTGCTGGCCGTATTCTTTATCGTGGACGGCGCCTATCTGGCGGCGAACCTGACCAAGGTGCCGGACGGCGGGTGGTTCCCGCTGCTGATCGGCTTCGTGGTGTTCACCCTGCTCACCACCTGGTCGCGCGGGCGCAAGCTGATGCAGGACCGTCTGCGTGAGGCTGCGATGCCGATTCCGGTGTTCGTGGCGTCAGCGGCCAACAGCGCGGTCAGGGTGCCGGGGACGGCGGTGTTCATGACATCGACGCCCGATGGCGTGCCCCATGCGCTGCTCCACAACCTCAAGCATAACAAGGTGCTGCATGAGCGGGTCATCCTGCTGACCGTCAAGATCAAGGACGTGCCGGTGGTCGAGGATGACGGGCGGTGCAAGCTGGAGGATCTGGGGCGCGGCTTCTTCCGGCTGGTGCTGCAATATGGCTTCATGCAGGAACCGGACGTTCCGGCGGCGCTCAAGAATGTGACCGGCTGCGGCCAGACGTTCAAGATGATGGACACCAGCTTCTTTCTTGCGCGGCAGACGCTGCTGCCGTCGGCCAAGCCGGGGATGCCGCTGTGGCGCGAGAAGATCTTCGCCTGGATGCTGCGGAACGCGGAAAGCGCGATGGAATTCTTCCGCCTGCCCACCAATCGCGTGGTCGAATTGGGCAGCCAGGTCGAGATTTGATGCGGTGACGAAAAAGGGCGCGACCGGGAAGGCCGCGCCCTGCAATTCTTATCGAGAGCCGATCAGGCGGCGTCGCGATCCTTGCCGATTTCCACGAGCTGACCGCCGTTGATGGCAATCTTCTTGGGCTTCATGGCTTCGGGGACTTCGCGGACCAGTTCGATCGTCAGCAGTCCGTCCGCGAGATCCGCTGTCTCCACCCGCACGAAATCGGCGAGTTCGAAGCGGCGCTCAAAGCTGCGGTTGGCAATCCCAACATGCACGAACTTGGCGCGGTCGGTCGCCTGCGTTTCCTCCTTGCGGCCGGACACCTGGAGCAAGTTCTGCTGGGCGGTGATCTCCAACTCATCGGAGCGGAAGCCCGCCACGGCCAAGGTCACGCGATAACGATCTTCCGAAAGGCGTTCGATGTTGAAGGGCGGGTAATTGTCGCCCTGCTGCAACCGGGCATTGTTTTCGATGAGGTCGAAAAGACGATCGAAGCCGACAGTCGAGCGGCGATAGGGGGTAAGGTCAAAACCACGCATTGTCATAATCTCCCAAAGAGCAAAATGAACATGCCGGACCCGAAATATGGCATCCGGCGAACCTGTGTCCGGCCCCTGATGGCGACCGAACAGGAGCGATATGGTTTGGCGAAACCGGGTTTCAAGGGGAAGGAAAGACAGGAAGTTTTTCCTCGGACGTCGCATATGTCACAGACGATGTGGTATTTTATCGTGCAGCGCCGGAAGTCCGGGCAGACGGGATTCAGGTGGCCATGGCGTCATCATGGCGTAGATCGAGTGGATAGGCTGGCATGTAACAAAAGTGCCCGGATCGCGTTTCCACGATCCGGGCACTGATGGACGATTTCTCGTCTCCCCCTTGGTCTGCCTCAACCGTTTTCTCAGCCCCCTAAGCTTGAAAACGGGAAGCAGTATCCCTGAACCACGGCCTTGTTTACCTGTGCTTCGATTGCTTTGCTATGGCGGCTGTGCCCTGCTGTCACGGCCTATTTCCCTGCCGCTGTGATTTTACTCCCGTGGCTGTGGCTGTGCTGCAACAATGCCGAGATGCTTGCCGTGGGCCCATAGCCTGCTAGATGGGCGAACGAACCAATTTCCAGGGGGCCGTCCGCGCCGTCATGATTCTATCCCGATATGAACGCATGATCGCCAAGCGTTACCTGCTGCCCGGCAAAGGCGAGGGATTTATCTTCCTTGTCGCTGGAATCAGTCTGGCTGCCGTGATGCTGGGCGTTGCCGCGCTCATCATCGTCATGAGCGTGATGAATGGTTTTCGTGCGGAACTGTTCGACAAGATCGTCGGGCTGAACGGTCATGCGGTCGTGCAGGGCTATGGCGGGCGATTGCCAGATTGGCAGAGCATATTGAAGCAGGCGAAGGAAACGCCGGGCGTCACCAGCGCTACGCCGTTGATCGAACAGCCTCTTTTGTCGACCTTTCAGGGCCGGGTAGAGGCGGTGCTGGTGCGCGGCATGACCGTGCCTGACATCCGCGCCAACACCACCTTGAAGGGCAAGGTGCTGGCCGGGAGCCTCAACGACCTGACGCCGGGAGGCGACAAGGTCGCCATCGGATCGCGGCTCGCGGAGAATCTGGGCATCCAGAAGGGCGACAGCATCACCATCATCAATCCGGCGGGCCGCTCCACTCCCTTCGGCACGGTGCCCCGGCAGGTTTCCTATCAGGTGGCGGCGATATTCGAGGTCGGGGTCTACGATTATGACAAGGCGTTCGTCGTCATGCCGATCGAGGATGCACAGACGCTGCTGCTGTTGGGCAATGTGGTCGGCATGATCGAGGTGGAGACGGTGAACGCCGACAAGGTGGGTTCTATCCTGGAGCCGTTGGCGGCAAAGGTCGCGGGCCGCGCCGTCATCACCGACTGGCGGCAGATGAACGCATCCCTGTTCGAGGCGCTGGCGGTGGAACGGGTGGCGATGTTCGTGGTGCTTTCGATCATCGTGCTGGTGGCGGTGTTCAATATCCTGTCCTCGCTCATCATGCTGGTGCGCGCCAAGACGCGGGATATCGCCATATTGCGGACCATGGGGGCGAGCCGGGGCGGACTGGTCAAGATATTCATGACCGTAGGCGTCACTATCGGCACGCTGGGCATGGTGGCGGGGATGGTGCTGGGTTTCACCTTCCTGTTCTTCCGGCAGAGCCTTGTGAACGCGATCCAGTTCGTGACGGGGCAGAATCTGTGGGACCCGTCGATCCGGTTCCTCACGGAATTGCCGTCCAAGCCCGATCCGGTGGAAATCACCATCATCTGCCTGATGGCGCTCATCTTCAGCTTCCTCGCGACGCTTTACCCGGCGTTCAAGGCTGCCAATACCGATCCCGTGCAGGTGCTGCGTTATGAATGATGTTCTGAAGGTCACCGGGCTGACGCGCAGCTTCACGCAGGGCGGCGTCACCATCGAGGTGCTGCGCGGCGTCGACCTGAACGTGGGGCCGGGGGAGATCGTGGCGCTGTTGGGGCCGTCGGGATCAGGCAAGTCCACCATGTTGCAGGCAGTAGGGCTGCTGGAAGGCGGGTTCGACGGGTCCATTCGCATCGGCGGCGAGGAAGCGGCGAAGCTGGACAATGACGGGCGGACGCGGCTGCGGCGCGATGCGCTGGGCTTTGTCTATCAGTTCCATCATCTTCTGCCGGACTTCAACGCGGTGGAGAATGTCATCCTGCCGCAGGTGATCCGAGACGTGGAAATGAGCGTGGCGCGCGCGAGGGCCGAATCGCTGCTAACGTCACTGGGGCTGGGGCATCGGCTGGAGCATCGGCCGAGCCAGCTATCGGGTGGAGAGCAACAGCGCGTAGCGGTGGCGCGTGCGCTGGCGAACCAGCCCGCGCTGGTGTTGGCGGACGAACCTACCGGTAATCTGGACGAGCGGACGGCCGATGTGGTGCTGGCCGAGTTTCTGCGGTTGGTGCGGGGGGAAGGCTCGGCTGCCCTTGTTGCCACGCATAATGAGCGACTGGCGCAGAAGATGGACCGGGTGGTGCGGCTGCATGAAGGGCGGCTGGAGGAAGATGCGGGAGAGGCAGCGGCCTGATCAGGCTGTCATTTCCGGCTGTTTCCGGCCAATGGCGGACAACCCACATCCGTTTGGGCTGAGCCTGTCGAAGGGCGAACGGAGATGGGAATAGCGGACAGTCCGCTCCCCACCCAAACCCGCCATTCAACCTCACGCCATTCACTTCGCCAGCGCGGCGAGGCGGTCGAGGCCGATGGCGTTCACGGCGGCTTTCAGTTCGTCGATGTTGGCGACGGTGCCATTGGCCTCCACCATGAAACGATTGGCGAGCGTAGTGCCATATTTGCCGTGACGGCTTTCGCTGTCCCATTCCTCCGTCACGATGCGGCCATCGACGGTTTCCGTCTTTTCATAGCCGGTCGCGGTCTGTCTATTTGACTGGACGTTGAGCGCCGCACCGAGGCCCGCAAACGCCCCCGCGACGGCGATGTCGGTGACTTCCAGGCTGATGTCGTCATCGCCCGCGGCATAGCGCGCACTGGCGCGAGCGCCTGCCGACATGCCGCTGCTTTCGACCTCCGTGCGGGTGAAGCGGCCGATCTTTTCAGGGAGCATCGCTTGCAACGCGGCGGGGGCGACGGCGGCGGACGTGCCGTTCTGAGCGGCGTCCTCCATCCGCTTCGCGGCGGATTCCATTTGCTTGCTGGCGGCGTCGAGCTTGCCGAGATCGACCTTGCCCACGCCGGGGACGGTCATTTCGCCGCTGACCGTGGACGGACCATAGCCGCCGCCGAACATCGTGCCGAAGGGACGCGCCAGCGCACCCGCGACGATGAAGAGTATCGCGGCGGCGACGATGGTGACGATGGTGTAGACCAGCGCCTTGTCCTCCGGCGCTTTCATCAGGCGCGGCAGGCCGAGATAGAGGAGATAGAGGCTGTAGAGACCAAGGATGCCGAGGATCGAGAGCGAAGGCACCAGCGAGAAAATGCCCGCGAGCCAGCCCGCCGTGCCGGAATAGGCGGCGACCTTGAACGCCTTCACTTTGTCCTTCTGGCCGCCGAACTGGGGTGCGAGGAAATCGATGATGAGGGCAAGGACGAAGAGGCCGATCAGCGCGAAGACATAATGGGCGATCGCCATGCTGATCGCGCCGACGAGCGAAGGGCGGAACGTGATGCCAAGCGCGCCATAGCCGAATATCTGGCCGCCGATCAGCGCGGCGAGCGGCGGGATGGCCGCGAGGATTAGCACATAGCCGGTGAAGATGCCGCCGATGGTTGCCGGTTCGGCGTCGATGACGGCCCATTCTTCCTTGGGCTTGAGGATGATCGCTTTTGCCCTGACGACGATGCTGGGCGGGGTGGAAACCGGGTTCACGTCCGTCATGTGGCACTCTCCCTGTTCGTTACGGGGATAGGATCAATTTCGGATGCATAACGCAAGCGCTATCTGCCTTAATTATCCCCAGCTTTCGATGATGAGGGCTGGCATCGAATCGGGGAGGGTGCATAATGCCGCCATGCCTCACGCCGGTTTCGTTCCCCTTCGCATATTGTCGTCCTTCACCATGCTGGAAGGAGCGATCGATCCCAAGAAGATCGCCAAACAGGCCAAGGCGCTGGGCTTTCCGGCGGCGGCGATCACGGACCGGAACGGGCTTTACGGTTCCATGGCTTTCTCCGACGCCTGCAAGAGCGAAGGGGTGCAGCCGATTATCGGCGCGATGCTGGGGATATTGCGGCCGGGACGCCCGCTCAATGCTCCGCCCGTGCACGATTGGCTGACGCTCTACGCGCAGGACGCGGCGGGTTATGACAATCTCTGCGCGCTAGTGTCCATGGCGCATCTCGACCGTCCGGTCGAGGAAGTGCCGCATGTCACGCTGGAGGCGATGGAGGGGCGGACCGATGGCCTGATTGCTTTGACGGCGGGAGGTGAAGGCGCCATCGCGCGGCTGTTCGCAGAGGACCAGCCGGACGCTGCGCGGGCCTATGTCGAGCGACTGGAGGTCTTGTTTCCCGACCGGCTTTATGTCGAAATTTGCCGGCGGCTTGATCCCGTCGAGGGGAAGGCGGAGCCCGACCTGCTCGACATGGCCTATGCGCGTAACCTGCCGTTGGTCGCGACCAATCCGACCTGTTTTGCCGAACCGCATTTCCATGAAGCGCATGATGTGATGCTGTGCATCGCCGACAGCGCTTATGTGGAGACGCCGGACCGCCGCACCAGTTCTCCCGATGCTTGGATGAAACCGGCGGCGGAGATGAAAAGGCTGTTCGAGGATTTGCCCGAAGCGCTGTCGAACACGCTGGTCGTGGCGCAGCGTTGCGCGGTGGCCGCGCCCAAGCGCAAGCCGATCCTCCCCAGCCTCGCGGGTGATATCGAAGGCGAGGCGCAGATGCTGCGCGAACAGGCCGTGGCCGGACTAGAAGCGCGGCTGGAAAAACTGGGCATCAGTGATGAAGACGCACGGCGACCTTATTTCGAGCGGCTGAAGTTCGAGACGGATATTATCGTCCAGATGGGCTTTCCCGGTTACTTCCTGATTGTTGCCGATTTCATCAAATGGGCGAAATCGCATGATATTCCGGTGGGGCCGGGACGTGGTTCGGGCGCGGGTTCCGTGGTGGCGTGGGCGCTGACGATCACGGACCTTGACCCGTTGCAACTGGGGCTGCTGTTCGAACGATTCCTGAACCCGGAACGCGTGTCGATGCCGGACTTCGACATCGACTTCTGCGAAACGCGGCGGGGCGAGGTGATCCGCTACGTTCAGAATAAATATGGCGCGGACCATGTGGCGCAGATCATCACCTTCGGAAAGCTGAAGGCGCGCGCGGTGCTGAAGGATACGGGACGCGTGCTGCAGATGAGCTATGGGCAGGTCGACCGGCTCGCCAAGCTGGTGCCCAACCATCCGACTGACCCATGGACGCTGGAGCGATCCCTGAACGGCGTGTCCGAGTTCCGGGCGGAATATGACAATGACGGGCAGGTTCGGCGGCTGATCGACTATGCGATGAAGCTGGAAGGCTTCCCGCGCCATAGCTCCACCCATGCGGCGGGCGTGGTGATTGGGGACAGGCCCCTGAGTCAGTTGGTGCCGCTCTATCGCGATCCGCGATCCGATATGCCGGTGACGCAGTTCGACATGAAATATGTCGAAGGCGCGGGGCTGGTGAAGTTCGACTTCCTCGGCCTTAAGACGCTGTCGGTGTTGCAGAAAGCGGTGCAGTTGCTGGCGGGGCGAGGCGTCGAGGTCGATCTCGACAGCCTGAGCTGGGACGATCCGGCGGTCTACGACCTGCTCCAGCGCGGCGATACGGTGGGCGTGTTCCAGTTGGAATCGGAGGGGATGCGGAAAACCCTTGCCGCCGTCCGTCCAACCAATTTCGGCGACATCATCGCGCTGGTGTCGCTTTACCGCCCCGGCCCGATGGACAATATCCCGATGTTCGGCCGTCGCAAGAACGGGCAGGAGGAGATTGAATATCCTCATATTCTCCTGAAACCGATCCTCGAAGAAACATATGGCATCTTCGTCTATCAGGAACAGGTGATGCAGGCCGCGCAGATATTGGCGGGCTATTCGCTGGGCGACGCCGACCTGCTGCGCCGCGCCATGGGCAAGAAGATCAAGGCGGAGATGGACGCGCAGCGCGCCCGCTTCGTGGAGGGCTGCGCCAGGAGCGACATCAAGCCGGCCAAGGCCAATGAGTTGTTCGACTTGATCGACAAGTTCGCGGGTTATGGCTTCAACAAGAGCCATGCGGCGGCTTATGCCTTGCTCGCCTATCAAACCGCGTGGCTCAAGGCGCACTATCCGGCGGAGTTCTATGCCGGGTCGATGGCGTTCGATATCCACCTGACCGACAAGCTCACTGTGTTCGTGGACGATATGCGGCGCATGGGGCTGACCTGCCTGGCGCCGGATATCAATCGGAGCGGGGCGGATTTCTCGGTCGAGGCGGTGGAATATGAAGGCGACGATCCGCGTCTGGGCTTTGCGGTACGCTATGCGCTGGGCGGCCTCAAAGGCGTGGGTGAAAAGGCGATGGAGCAACTCGTCGAGGAACGGGAAGCGCGAGGGGCGTTCAAGAGCCTCGATGATTTCGCTGATCGGATCGAACCACGGCTGCTTAACCGGCGGCAATTGGAAAGCCTCGCTGCGGCGGGCGCTTTCGATCATATTCATGCGGACCGCGCAGGGGTTCATGCGGCGGCCGAGACGATCCTGACCGTTGCCGCGAGTAACGCGGAGGCTCGGGCGAGCGGGCAGGGCGGGCTGTTCGGCGGAGAAGAAACGC harbors:
- a CDS encoding DsbE family thiol:disulfide interchange protein; protein product: MRKMLIWLPLVLFLGFFGLFASGLLKPDDRLIASKMVGKPLPAFALPAASSDRPALTSANLATGTPRLLNIFASWCVPCAAEAPQLMALRQAGVEIDAIAIRDARADVDRFLARYGNPYARIGLDARSAVQIALGSSGVPETFVIDGKGRIAYQHIGDIRADDVPMILDRLKSAQ
- a CDS encoding cytochrome c-type biogenesis protein yields the protein MRVLLALLLLLASAPVLAQTALPPAPYADRQIDDPALEKKARALMETIRCLTCQSQSIADSNASMAADMRSEIRQRVMAGEQPEHIRAWLIERYGDWVSYEPTANPIVWPLWGAPIVLLVLGLLLLRGRIRKGRRS
- a CDS encoding tetratricopeptide repeat protein — translated: MTGWVIAASLALLVLLILFYVVSIPRMAREITAAALLIGLAGYAWQGNPGLAGAPRKAAGTQAASFDEGLAEQRRALAERYGPAGQWLMMSDGLGRQGKSKEAANILLSGLRQTPDDPNLWLGLGNALVVHADGVVSPGADFAYRRAMAVDEKAIAPRFFYGLALARSGQLQPARALWAPLEQTLPEGSKLKAELKANIARIDVLMASEGPRPE
- a CDS encoding potassium transporter Kup — protein: MAEQAGNGTAVATEEDHGHGHVRQKATAKLVVGAIGIVFGDIGTSPLYAFRETFAGHHHLDLDADHILGVISLMFWSMMLVVTLKYVSIIMRADNKGEGGSLALLALINGQTKTPRWSSGIILLGVFATALFYGDSMITPAVSVLSAVEGLAVYNPGFAPAILPVAVLILLGLFWIQGWGTNRVASLFGPIMLFYFVTIATLGVISILKTPGIVFALNPYWAFMFFVTDPLPAFLALGSVVLAVTGAEALYADMGHFGRSPIRVSWLAFVLPALMLNYMGQGALLFREGAAALHSPFYNLAPQWGQLPLVALATMAAIIASQAVISGAFSVTQQAIQLGFMPRLRIAHTSASTAGQIYIPLVNWGLMIMVILLVLVFQTSSNLTAAYGIAVTGAMFIDNLLLTVVLFRLWHWRWYYAAPVLAVFFIVDGAYLAANLTKVPDGGWFPLLIGFVVFTLLTTWSRGRKLMQDRLREAAMPIPVFVASAANSAVRVPGTAVFMTSTPDGVPHALLHNLKHNKVLHERVILLTVKIKDVPVVEDDGRCKLEDLGRGFFRLVLQYGFMQEPDVPAALKNVTGCGQTFKMMDTSFFLARQTLLPSAKPGMPLWREKIFAWMLRNAESAMEFFRLPTNRVVELGSQVEI
- a CDS encoding Hsp20 family protein, whose protein sequence is MRGFDLTPYRRSTVGFDRLFDLIENNARLQQGDNYPPFNIERLSEDRYRVTLAVAGFRSDELEITAQQNLLQVSGRKEETQATDRAKFVHVGIANRSFERRFELADFVRVETADLADGLLTIELVREVPEAMKPKKIAINGGQLVEIGKDRDAA
- a CDS encoding lipoprotein-releasing ABC transporter permease subunit, which encodes MILSRYERMIAKRYLLPGKGEGFIFLVAGISLAAVMLGVAALIIVMSVMNGFRAELFDKIVGLNGHAVVQGYGGRLPDWQSILKQAKETPGVTSATPLIEQPLLSTFQGRVEAVLVRGMTVPDIRANTTLKGKVLAGSLNDLTPGGDKVAIGSRLAENLGIQKGDSITIINPAGRSTPFGTVPRQVSYQVAAIFEVGVYDYDKAFVVMPIEDAQTLLLLGNVVGMIEVETVNADKVGSILEPLAAKVAGRAVITDWRQMNASLFEALAVERVAMFVVLSIIVLVAVFNILSSLIMLVRAKTRDIAILRTMGASRGGLVKIFMTVGVTIGTLGMVAGMVLGFTFLFFRQSLVNAIQFVTGQNLWDPSIRFLTELPSKPDPVEITIICLMALIFSFLATLYPAFKAANTDPVQVLRYE
- a CDS encoding ABC transporter ATP-binding protein, encoding MNDVLKVTGLTRSFTQGGVTIEVLRGVDLNVGPGEIVALLGPSGSGKSTMLQAVGLLEGGFDGSIRIGGEEAAKLDNDGRTRLRRDALGFVYQFHHLLPDFNAVENVILPQVIRDVEMSVARARAESLLTSLGLGHRLEHRPSQLSGGEQQRVAVARALANQPALVLADEPTGNLDERTADVVLAEFLRLVRGEGSAALVATHNERLAQKMDRVVRLHEGRLEEDAGEAAA
- a CDS encoding Yip1 family protein, giving the protein MTDVNPVSTPPSIVVRAKAIILKPKEEWAVIDAEPATIGGIFTGYVLILAAIPPLAALIGGQIFGYGALGITFRPSLVGAISMAIAHYVFALIGLFVLALIIDFLAPQFGGQKDKVKAFKVAAYSGTAGWLAGIFSLVPSLSILGILGLYSLYLLYLGLPRLMKAPEDKALVYTIVTIVAAAILFIVAGALARPFGTMFGGGYGPSTVSGEMTVPGVGKVDLGKLDAASKQMESAAKRMEDAAQNGTSAAVAPAALQAMLPEKIGRFTRTEVESSGMSAGARASARYAAGDDDISLEVTDIAVAGAFAGLGAALNVQSNRQTATGYEKTETVDGRIVTEEWDSESRHGKYGTTLANRFMVEANGTVANIDELKAAVNAIGLDRLAALAK
- the dnaE gene encoding DNA polymerase III subunit alpha — protein: MPHAGFVPLRILSSFTMLEGAIDPKKIAKQAKALGFPAAAITDRNGLYGSMAFSDACKSEGVQPIIGAMLGILRPGRPLNAPPVHDWLTLYAQDAAGYDNLCALVSMAHLDRPVEEVPHVTLEAMEGRTDGLIALTAGGEGAIARLFAEDQPDAARAYVERLEVLFPDRLYVEICRRLDPVEGKAEPDLLDMAYARNLPLVATNPTCFAEPHFHEAHDVMLCIADSAYVETPDRRTSSPDAWMKPAAEMKRLFEDLPEALSNTLVVAQRCAVAAPKRKPILPSLAGDIEGEAQMLREQAVAGLEARLEKLGISDEDARRPYFERLKFETDIIVQMGFPGYFLIVADFIKWAKSHDIPVGPGRGSGAGSVVAWALTITDLDPLQLGLLFERFLNPERVSMPDFDIDFCETRRGEVIRYVQNKYGADHVAQIITFGKLKARAVLKDTGRVLQMSYGQVDRLAKLVPNHPTDPWTLERSLNGVSEFRAEYDNDGQVRRLIDYAMKLEGFPRHSSTHAAGVVIGDRPLSQLVPLYRDPRSDMPVTQFDMKYVEGAGLVKFDFLGLKTLSVLQKAVQLLAGRGVEVDLDSLSWDDPAVYDLLQRGDTVGVFQLESEGMRKTLAAVRPTNFGDIIALVSLYRPGPMDNIPMFGRRKNGQEEIEYPHILLKPILEETYGIFVYQEQVMQAAQILAGYSLGDADLLRRAMGKKIKAEMDAQRARFVEGCARSDIKPAKANELFDLIDKFAGYGFNKSHAAAYALLAYQTAWLKAHYPAEFYAGSMAFDIHLTDKLTVFVDDMRRMGLTCLAPDINRSGADFSVEAVEYEGDDPRLGFAVRYALGGLKGVGEKAMEQLVEEREARGAFKSLDDFADRIEPRLLNRRQLESLAAAGAFDHIHADRAGVHAAAETILTVAASNAEARASGQGGLFGGEETPHADVHIPPHQTWSTADRMAQEKEAFGFYFSAHPVDRYRHLADARGAKSYGTICSEPVAEGGRVNGVMAAMVEDVRWRETKRGARYAAATFSDNSGQFQASCFDEDACKAIEEMAREGDCALLMVELDRLPGEETPRVTVRGVEPFRQLANASRMELTVDASDPTSVAALAQLLSRARGGRSEVFLRAPVQDGKAARIFLGDDYTIGADQVDAIALIPGLAIHTFERMEPKADGYRARNRRAGLRLVAGG